Proteins encoded by one window of Gammaproteobacteria bacterium:
- a CDS encoding GGDEF domain-containing protein, protein MRAAISTTQADGMKAALLSEQIKLLIAQSPTSIAMNFLLVSFVVIIFSDSLPPLFALGWWFMQALLFAVHYGTYIAFRRMSPVKINYARWHRLLLVGAVIGGLSWGLGVTYIIDVTLQETHIFLIILLISLASAGITLAVRLEMYYLFQISVLLPAIIWLLSHQNITNIILGVFLMIYTVAMWLFAYQMHRTLTRSFRLQLENQGLANSLRHSNARLQVLNEELTQLSATDSLTGVANRRYFEERLAYEFSRAMRDHTPLSVMMIDADYFKNYNDSLGHVAGDECLQRLALCVRDSLKRPADLVARYGGEEFVVMLPNTDAQGAHRLAEEIRTHLKEMKMPHPDSPLNGLVTMSFGICGVMPKENTSKETLIKRADEALYMAKAAGRDRVQKLEYI, encoded by the coding sequence ATGCGTGCAGCAATATCCACAACGCAAGCCGATGGCATGAAAGCCGCATTGCTCAGTGAGCAAATTAAATTATTGATCGCGCAATCACCCACCAGCATTGCGATGAATTTTTTGCTGGTGAGTTTTGTAGTCATTATTTTTAGCGACAGCTTGCCGCCGTTATTTGCTTTAGGTTGGTGGTTTATGCAGGCGTTGTTATTCGCCGTGCATTACGGCACCTACATCGCCTTTCGTCGAATGAGTCCAGTAAAGATTAATTACGCGCGTTGGCATCGATTATTATTAGTAGGCGCCGTAATTGGCGGCTTGTCTTGGGGTTTAGGTGTGACGTACATCATTGATGTCACGCTGCAAGAAACCCATATCTTTCTTATCATCTTGCTTATCTCTTTAGCGTCTGCGGGCATTACTTTAGCGGTGCGCTTGGAAATGTATTATTTATTTCAAATATCCGTTTTGCTACCCGCAATCATTTGGCTGCTTAGCCATCAAAATATCACCAATATAATATTAGGTGTGTTCTTGATGATTTATACCGTAGCCATGTGGTTGTTTGCTTATCAAATGCATCGCACGTTGACACGTTCGTTTCGTTTGCAGCTAGAAAATCAAGGCTTAGCCAATTCTTTACGACATTCGAATGCACGCTTACAAGTGTTGAATGAAGAACTAACGCAGCTATCGGCAACCGATAGTTTAACCGGCGTTGCTAACCGCCGTTACTTTGAAGAAAGATTAGCGTATGAATTCTCACGCGCAATGCGCGATCACACGCCATTATCGGTAATGATGATTGATGCCGATTATTTTAAAAATTATAACGACAGTCTTGGCCATGTCGCCGGCGATGAATGTTTGCAGCGTTTAGCTTTATGCGTACGCGATTCCTTAAAACGTCCGGCCGATTTAGTCGCACGTTATGGCGGCGAAGAATTTGTCGTCATGTTGCCGAACACCGACGCGCAAGGTGCGCATCGTTTAGCAGAAGAAATTCGTACGCATTTAAAAGAGATGAAAATGCCGCATCCTGATTCACCACTAAATGGTCTGGTCACCATGAGCTTTGGTATTTGTGGCGTCATGCCAAAAGAAAATACCAGCAAAGAAACACTTATTAAACGCGCCGATGAAGCTTTGTACATGGCAAAAGCCGCAGGCCGTGATCGCGTGCAAAAACTGGAATACATTTAA
- a CDS encoding DUF1499 domain-containing protein translates to MLIIKRMLVVGLALSLLNACSGEPPKNIGVRDGLLAACPDTPNCVQSQTKELPSYIEPLVVAVNADINIAGADTAVADATAGAAAITQIASIINSLPRTKIINQTEHYLRAEFTSRLMRYVDDVEFYFDAKKGVLQVRSASRMGHSDMGVNRERIEHIRDLYKAKIESYTQK, encoded by the coding sequence ATGTTAATAATAAAACGCATGTTAGTAGTAGGATTGGCGCTAAGTTTGTTAAACGCGTGTTCTGGCGAACCGCCAAAAAACATCGGTGTACGTGATGGTTTGTTAGCAGCATGTCCCGATACACCGAATTGCGTGCAAAGTCAGACTAAAGAATTGCCTAGCTACATCGAGCCTTTAGTTGTTGCTGTCAATGCTGATATTAATATAGCGGGCGCAGATACAGCAGTTGCTGATGCGACTGCAGGCGCGGCTGCGATTACGCAAATAGCTAGCATCATTAACAGCTTGCCACGCACTAAAATTATTAATCAAACGGAACATTATTTACGCGCGGAATTCACCTCGCGCTTAATGCGGTATGTAGATGACGTAGAATTTTATTTCGATGCAAAAAAAGGTGTATTGCAAGTACGTTCAGCATCGCGCATGGGGCATTCCGACATGGGCGTAAATCGTGAACGCATTGAACACATTCGCGATTTATACAAAGCTAAAATTGAATCATATACACAAAAATGA
- a CDS encoding TMEM165/GDT1 family protein — MDWRTFITIFATVFIAEIGDKTQLATMLYASDKTVSKWVVFGASATALILAAAIGVIAGQWVSAYVPERYLRYLAGVGFIMVGCWTLWRA; from the coding sequence ATGGACTGGCGCACGTTTATAACAATTTTTGCAACGGTGTTTATTGCAGAAATCGGCGACAAAACTCAACTAGCTACGATGTTATACGCATCCGACAAAACCGTTAGCAAATGGGTGGTGTTTGGTGCATCTGCTACCGCATTAATATTAGCGGCTGCAATTGGTGTCATCGCTGGGCAGTGGGTCAGCGCGTATGTGCCTGAGCGTTATTTACGTTATTTGGCGGGTGTTGGTTTTATTATGGTGGGATGTTGGACTTTGTGGCGCGCCTAA
- a CDS encoding RHS domain-containing protein, with product MVVAALAVYNHGLPLAGAIREGFLCEHPITNGQGGYGSQQFGYDSVGNRLSLVNNSQTQNYQYPSTTHRLSSITGNQATSLTYDANGNTLTKSGMTFTYDARNRLVSAINGSNNASYNYLATGARSTKVLNGTTNIYHYDLNGKLIAETNATGQTLREYVYLDNQPLALINASNSAIYYYHTDQLSTPQKLTNQTQAIAWDASYEPFGKTNVAVQQVTQNLRFPGQYFDSETNLHYNHFRDYDPSIGRYIESDPIGLRGGVNTYGYALQNPGRYKDIFGLETYQCTRPLNVLPISIGLLHHQYICVGNEKEGYTCGGLGPTGDINGSPGQIEPDKYKPDNCKKTQDKDDCIESCIKKKLSEPPPYYDIRLNNGANCQTYAPNTETECVMICAMKKP from the coding sequence GTGGTTGTCGCCGCCTTGGCGGTTTACAACCACGGCCTACCCCTTGCGGGTGCAATCCGTGAAGGCTTTTTGTGTGAGCATCCGATTACCAATGGCCAAGGCGGTTACGGCAGTCAGCAATTCGGCTACGACAGCGTCGGCAATCGTTTATCGCTGGTTAACAACAGCCAAACTCAAAACTATCAATACCCAAGCACTACGCATCGCTTAAGCAGCATCACCGGTAATCAAGCAACGAGTCTTACCTATGATGCGAATGGCAACACCTTAACTAAAAGCGGCATGACGTTTACCTACGATGCACGTAATCGCCTCGTCAGCGCCATTAACGGCAGCAACAATGCTAGCTACAATTATCTGGCCACTGGCGCACGTTCTACCAAAGTGTTGAATGGCACAACCAATATTTATCATTACGATTTAAACGGAAAACTCATCGCTGAAACGAATGCCACAGGCCAAACGTTACGCGAATATGTTTATCTTGATAATCAACCATTGGCGTTAATCAATGCGAGCAATAGTGCGATCTATTACTACCATACTGATCAATTAAGTACACCGCAGAAATTAACTAATCAAACCCAAGCGATTGCATGGGATGCGAGTTATGAGCCGTTTGGCAAAACCAATGTAGCCGTACAACAAGTCACGCAAAACCTGCGTTTTCCCGGACAGTATTTTGACAGTGAGACCAACTTACACTACAACCACTTTCGAGATTATGATCCATCAATCGGACGATATATTGAGAGTGATCCGATTGGATTACGAGGTGGGGTGAATACATATGGATATGCGTTACAAAACCCAGGACGTTACAAGGATATTTTTGGCTTAGAAACATATCAATGCACTCGGCCTTTAAACGTTCTTCCTATTAGCATAGGACTTCTACACCATCAATATATTTGTGTAGGAAATGAAAAAGAGGGTTATACCTGTGGAGGATTAGGTCCTACTGGAGACATTAATGGTAGTCCTGGCCAAATAGAACCAGACAAATATAAACCAGACAACTGTAAAAAAACTCAGGACAAGGACGATTGCATAGAAAGCTGTATTAAGAAAAAACTGAGTGAACCACCACCATATTATGATATTCGATTAAACAATGGAGCAAATTGTCAAACCTATGCGCCTAATACAGAAACTGAATGCGTTATGATATGTGCTATGAAAAAACCATGA
- a CDS encoding transposase translates to MPRLPRFVIPGQPQHIIQRGNDRQDIFRSNDDYSFYLEKLGEAADKHRCDIHAYVLMTNHVHLLMTPHEENSISKVMQSVGRYYVQYFNHSYKRTGTLWEGRYKAALIDSEQYLLTCMRYIELNPVRARDMVKHPADYPWSSYRHNALGEANPLIAAHKEYKRLGKDQLERQAAYRQLFRTRIAEQTLEAVRDATNKAWVLGSDRFKRRMEKQLDRAVESAGHGGDRKSMAYLKDQGV, encoded by the coding sequence ATGCCCCGCCTCCCGCGTTTTGTGATTCCCGGCCAACCGCAACACATCATTCAGCGCGGCAATGATCGCCAAGATATCTTTCGATCCAACGATGACTATTCCTTTTACCTAGAAAAGCTGGGTGAAGCGGCTGATAAACATCGTTGTGATATCCATGCCTATGTACTGATGACGAATCATGTGCATTTATTAATGACGCCGCATGAAGAAAACAGCATTAGCAAAGTCATGCAATCTGTTGGGCGATATTACGTACAGTATTTTAACCATAGCTATAAACGCACCGGCACTTTGTGGGAAGGGCGTTACAAAGCAGCTTTAATAGACAGTGAACAATACTTATTAACCTGTATGCGTTATATAGAACTTAATCCCGTCAGAGCACGAGACATGGTCAAACACCCAGCGGATTATCCCTGGTCAAGTTATCGGCATAATGCCTTGGGCGAAGCTAATCCTCTGATCGCCGCACACAAAGAATACAAACGATTAGGTAAAGACCAACTTGAACGCCAAGCCGCCTATCGCCAACTGTTTCGTACCCGTATCGCGGAGCAAACGTTAGAGGCCGTAAGAGATGCAACCAACAAAGCATGGGTGTTAGGCAGTGATCGTTTTAAACGGCGGATGGAAAAACAACTGGATAGAGCGGTAGAATCAGCAGGCCATGGCGGGGATCGGAAATCGATGGCTTACCTTAAAGATCAAGGAGTCTGA
- the hemL gene encoding glutamate-1-semialdehyde 2,1-aminomutase: MSAGHFSDSKTLFERAQQHIPGGVNSPVRAFKGVGGTPVFIERAQGAYLFDSEGKRYIDYVGSWGPMIVGHTHPDVIAAVQHAATKGLSFGAPTQLESEMAERVCQLIPSIEMVRMVSSGTEATMSAIRLARGYTGRDDILKFEGCYHGHGDSFLIKAGSGALTLGEPTSPGVPKALAAHTLTLPYNDLQAVKDLFKQKGKHIACIIVEPVAGNMNCIPPAPDFLAGLREVCDQYGALLIFDEVMTGFRVALGGAQALYNITPDLTTLGKVIGGGMPVGAFGGRKDIMQKLAPLGPIYQAGTLSGNPIAMTAGLKTLELISAPNFFEKLTQTTSDLLSGLQHAAQQHNIAFTTNQVGGMFGLFFTETKQVNSFADVMACDAEKFKRFFHGMLNEGVYLAPSAYEAGFVSSAHSAEDINNTLTAANKTFSAFAL; this comes from the coding sequence ATGAGCGCTGGCCACTTTTCTGATTCCAAAACCCTCTTCGAACGCGCCCAACAACATATTCCTGGCGGTGTAAATTCACCGGTGCGTGCTTTCAAAGGTGTCGGTGGCACCCCGGTTTTTATCGAACGTGCGCAAGGTGCGTATCTTTTTGATAGCGAAGGCAAACGTTATATTGATTATGTCGGTTCATGGGGCCCGATGATTGTCGGACACACACATCCCGACGTCATCGCTGCCGTGCAACACGCAGCAACGAAAGGTTTAAGTTTTGGCGCGCCCACACAATTAGAAAGCGAAATGGCCGAACGTGTTTGCCAATTAATTCCATCAATAGAAATGGTGCGCATGGTGAGCTCCGGCACCGAAGCGACGATGAGCGCCATTCGTTTAGCACGCGGCTACACGGGTCGTGATGATATTTTAAAATTTGAAGGTTGTTATCACGGTCACGGCGATTCATTTTTAATCAAAGCCGGTTCCGGCGCATTAACACTCGGCGAACCAACATCACCCGGCGTACCCAAAGCATTAGCCGCACACACACTGACATTGCCGTATAACGATCTGCAAGCTGTAAAAGATTTATTCAAACAAAAAGGTAAACACATCGCCTGCATTATTGTTGAACCCGTTGCGGGTAATATGAATTGCATTCCACCTGCGCCGGATTTTTTAGCAGGCTTGCGTGAGGTGTGTGATCAATACGGCGCATTATTAATTTTTGATGAAGTCATGACCGGCTTTCGTGTTGCACTGGGTGGCGCGCAAGCGCTGTACAACATCACACCAGACTTAACTACTTTGGGCAAAGTTATCGGTGGCGGCATGCCAGTGGGTGCATTCGGTGGACGTAAAGACATTATGCAAAAATTGGCACCGCTAGGACCCATTTATCAAGCAGGTACATTATCCGGCAATCCCATCGCGATGACGGCCGGTTTAAAAACCTTGGAGTTAATTTCAGCGCCGAATTTTTTTGAAAAACTCACACAAACCACTAGCGATTTATTAAGCGGCTTACAACACGCCGCACAACAACACAACATTGCTTTCACCACCAACCAAGTCGGCGGCATGTTTGGTTTATTTTTTACCGAAACAAAACAAGTAAATAGTTTTGCCGATGTCATGGCCTGTGACGCCGAAAAATTCAAACGCTTTTTTCATGGCATGCTAAACGAAGGAGTTTATCTTGCGCCATCGGCGTATGAAGCAGGGTTTGTGTCGAGTGCGCATAGTGCGGAAGATATTAACAATACGCTCACAGCAGCAAACAAAACATTTTCCGCATTCGCGCTTTAA
- a CDS encoding thiamine phosphate synthase, which yields MSNWQSRYRLSGVYAITDANLIPSSHLASAVEDAILGGAQIIQYRNKTGSTAERFREAEALQYLCQRYAVPLIINDDVELARSCRADGVHLGDEDTDPRRARDKLGDDVIIGVSCYHSLDKALIAQRSGANYVAFGSFFPSRTKPNAVAASIDLLQMAKQTLAIPICAIGGISADNATTLLPSGVDMLAVVSAIFDQPDIQEATRQLALLLQKP from the coding sequence ATGAGTAATTGGCAATCGCGCTATCGCTTAAGTGGTGTATACGCCATTACCGATGCTAACTTAATTCCGAGTTCGCATTTAGCCAGCGCCGTAGAAGATGCGATTTTAGGTGGCGCGCAAATTATTCAATATCGCAATAAAACCGGCTCCACCGCCGAACGTTTCCGCGAAGCCGAAGCGCTGCAATATCTTTGTCAACGTTATGCGGTGCCGCTCATTATTAATGATGATGTAGAACTGGCGCGCAGCTGTCGCGCCGACGGCGTTCATTTGGGCGATGAAGACACAGACCCGCGCCGCGCGCGCGACAAATTAGGCGATGACGTTATCATCGGTGTGTCCTGTTATCACTCGCTAGATAAAGCCTTAATCGCACAACGCAGTGGCGCTAATTACGTCGCGTTCGGGAGTTTTTTTCCCTCGCGCACTAAACCCAATGCAGTAGCAGCCAGCATTGATTTATTACAAATGGCCAAACAAACGCTGGCCATTCCGATTTGCGCCATCGGCGGCATTAGCGCCGACAATGCCACGACATTATTACCCAGTGGGGTAGACATGCTCGCTGTGGTTTCTGCCATTTTCGACCAACCCGATATTCAAGAAGCCACAAGGCAACTCGCGCTACTGCTTCAAAAGCCTTAG
- a CDS encoding hydroxymethylpyrimidine/phosphomethylpyrimidine kinase, whose product MTTVATVMTISGNDPSGGAGLCADIEAILSQGVQALPIVTCVTVQDTCNVKTINPLDATLVSQQARQVLEDMSVDVIKLGLLGSEEIIEAVSLLLRDYPHIPVVMDPVLAAGGGLAFADTGMLDMMRELLLPQIDVLTPNSHEIRLLVPEADSSLAACAALQEWGCEYVLVTGTHENTTKVINRLFHQQKELHSYEWDRLPNTYHGSGCTLASAIAGLLAQGTDPVQAIEEAQAYTWQSLVGGYRLGMGQWHPNRLFWAEGSDEDEETPEDFEDGDDDE is encoded by the coding sequence ATGACCACAGTTGCCACCGTAATGACGATTTCGGGAAATGATCCCAGTGGTGGTGCGGGCTTATGCGCCGATATCGAGGCGATTTTAAGCCAAGGCGTGCAAGCGTTGCCAATAGTCACCTGCGTGACGGTTCAAGATACCTGTAACGTCAAAACCATTAACCCCTTAGATGCCACTTTGGTCAGCCAACAAGCGCGCCAAGTGCTTGAAGATATGTCGGTCGATGTCATTAAATTAGGATTATTAGGCAGCGAAGAAATTATCGAAGCGGTCAGTTTATTGTTGCGCGACTATCCGCATATTCCCGTGGTGATGGATCCGGTGCTCGCCGCAGGCGGCGGTTTAGCATTCGCCGACACCGGCATGCTCGACATGATGCGTGAGTTGTTATTACCTCAAATTGATGTGCTGACACCGAATAGCCATGAAATTCGTCTGCTGGTGCCCGAAGCAGATTCTTCGCTAGCCGCCTGCGCGGCACTACAAGAATGGGGCTGCGAATATGTGTTAGTCACCGGCACCCATGAAAACACGACTAAAGTTATCAATCGCCTATTCCATCAGCAAAAAGAACTACACTCCTACGAATGGGATCGGTTACCTAATACATATCACGGTTCCGGTTGTACGCTCGCTTCCGCAATTGCCGGTTTATTAGCGCAAGGCACCGATCCGGTGCAAGCCATTGAAGAAGCGCAAGCTTATACCTGGCAAAGCTTAGTTGGCGGTTATCGATTGGGAATGGGTCAATGGCATCCTAATCGTTTATTTTGGGCAGAAGGATCTGACGAAGATGAAGAAACCCCTGAAGACTTTGAAGATGGCGACGACGATGAGTAA
- a CDS encoding rubredoxin → MKCYMCVVCGYIYDEQKGDPKHGIPAGTKWDDVPENWLCPDCSAVKSDFQMIEI, encoded by the coding sequence ATGAAGTGTTATATGTGTGTGGTCTGTGGTTATATCTATGATGAACAAAAAGGCGATCCTAAACACGGGATTCCCGCCGGCACCAAATGGGATGATGTCCCGGAAAATTGGTTGTGTCCTGATTGCAGCGCCGTTAAATCTGATTTTCAAATGATTGAAATCTAG
- a CDS encoding MATE family efflux transporter: protein MLNFSLWRQRVSDRAAHHRVWVLAFPMILSSLTVPLLGIVDTAVVGHLASAHYMGAVAIGSLIFNFLFWGFGFLRMSATGLTAQAFGQNDEHAIRTILWRSLLLAAILAFILLLLSPILLSIALHWLQASAQVEPLAAEYFHIRAWAVPAILMRFVIMGWLLGLHNARGTLWILLLVNGLNALLDIIFVVYWHYDVVGVAWASTIADYAGLLLAFYLARKQLQLYKINNAPKVSWITLFNGREIWQLWKLNQDIFIRTLLVISAFSFFTAQSATFGDTTLAANTVLLNLVLLLAFALDGFAHAAEALIGRAIGRKDRLQFKTDVWITGLWSVVSGVLFTLLFCLSGHTLIRWMTSITAVQQVADEYLIWLIISPLISIWAFWLDGIFIGATRVVILRNSMIVAIVIYSSVWYLTTAWANHGLWLALLSFLGARGLVLALSYHWIERREGFIVG from the coding sequence ATGCTAAATTTTTCCTTATGGCGCCAACGCGTAAGCGATCGCGCGGCGCATCATCGCGTCTGGGTTTTAGCCTTCCCCATGATATTGTCGAGTTTAACGGTGCCGCTGTTAGGTATCGTCGATACGGCCGTGGTGGGACATTTAGCCAGTGCGCATTATATGGGTGCGGTGGCGATCGGCAGTTTGATTTTTAATTTTTTGTTTTGGGGTTTTGGTTTTTTGCGCATGTCTGCGACGGGTTTGACCGCGCAAGCGTTTGGACAAAATGATGAGCACGCTATTCGAACCATTTTATGGCGTTCTTTATTGTTAGCCGCCATCTTGGCTTTTATTCTGTTATTACTTTCACCGATATTATTAAGCATTGCTTTGCACTGGCTACAGGCCAGCGCACAAGTGGAACCACTCGCTGCGGAATATTTTCATATTCGCGCGTGGGCAGTGCCGGCTATCTTAATGCGGTTTGTGATTATGGGTTGGTTGTTGGGTTTGCATAACGCCCGTGGCACTTTATGGATTTTATTATTAGTAAATGGTTTGAATGCTTTATTAGATATTATTTTTGTCGTGTACTGGCATTACGACGTGGTGGGTGTAGCGTGGGCGAGCACCATCGCGGATTACGCAGGTTTGTTATTAGCTTTTTATTTAGCACGTAAACAATTGCAGCTTTATAAAATAAATAACGCCCCTAAGGTTTCGTGGATTACTTTATTTAATGGGCGAGAAATTTGGCAGTTATGGAAGCTCAACCAAGACATTTTTATTCGTACTTTATTAGTTATTAGCGCGTTTTCTTTTTTTACCGCGCAAAGCGCAACATTTGGTGATACCACGTTAGCAGCCAATACCGTTTTATTAAATTTAGTATTGTTATTGGCGTTTGCTTTAGATGGTTTTGCGCATGCGGCGGAAGCATTAATAGGTCGCGCCATTGGACGAAAAGATCGTTTGCAATTTAAGACAGATGTTTGGATCACCGGTTTGTGGTCGGTGGTGTCGGGTGTGTTGTTCACATTATTATTTTGCTTAAGTGGTCACACCTTGATTCGTTGGATGACCAGTATTACTGCCGTGCAACAAGTGGCTGATGAATATCTTATTTGGTTAATAATAAGCCCGCTGATTAGTATTTGGGCGTTTTGGTTAGATGGCATTTTTATCGGTGCAACACGCGTGGTGATATTACGCAACAGCATGATTGTGGCAATAGTGATTTATAGCAGCGTTTGGTATTTAACAACCGCATGGGCTAATCACGGTTTGTGGTTAGCGTTATTGAGCTTTTTAGGTGCACGGGGTTTAGTGTTAGCGTTGAGTTACCATTGGATAGAACGTCGTGAAGGATTTATTGTCGGCTAA
- a CDS encoding tetratricopeptide repeat protein, translating to MLNNFEQLAGLADHDIDLIQAALFIAQREYPDLDVPTYLAQIDAHAKAVQHQLNDATDAEHILETLNNYLFKQQGFSGNLDDYYDPRNSLLNDVLDRKSGIPISLSIIYMEIGKRLGLDLEGVCFPGHFLVRFNVAGGAIVLDPFFGGMSLDETELYERLEQHVELETDESLEDYLAPASNKAILVRLLRNLRVIHIQKAAAEKALHYSDWIIRLTPDNADEYLMRGKLYQQLDCYLPALKDYQHYLHMDVSDDEAERVRAEVIRLQHSDLHIH from the coding sequence ATGCTAAACAACTTTGAGCAGCTCGCGGGTCTTGCCGACCACGACATTGATTTAATCCAAGCCGCTTTGTTTATTGCTCAGCGCGAATACCCCGATTTAGACGTTCCCACTTATCTTGCGCAAATTGACGCGCATGCGAAGGCTGTGCAACATCAGCTCAATGACGCCACCGATGCCGAACATATTCTAGAAACATTAAATAATTACTTATTCAAGCAACAAGGTTTTAGTGGCAACTTAGATGACTATTATGATCCGCGTAATAGTTTGCTCAACGATGTGCTTGATCGTAAAAGCGGCATTCCGATTTCACTGAGCATCATCTATATGGAAATCGGCAAACGCTTAGGTTTAGATTTAGAAGGCGTGTGTTTTCCTGGACATTTCTTAGTACGCTTTAATGTTGCCGGCGGCGCGATTGTATTAGATCCATTTTTTGGTGGCATGTCCTTAGATGAAACCGAACTTTACGAACGCCTAGAACAACACGTTGAACTCGAGACCGACGAATCATTAGAAGATTATTTAGCGCCTGCTAGCAACAAAGCTATTTTGGTGCGTTTACTGCGTAACTTGCGCGTCATTCATATCCAAAAAGCCGCCGCTGAAAAAGCGCTGCATTACAGTGATTGGATTATTCGGCTGACGCCTGATAATGCCGATGAATATTTAATGCGCGGCAAACTCTATCAACAACTGGATTGTTATTTGCCGGCTTTAAAAGATTACCAACATTATTTGCACATGGATGTTAGCGATGATGAAGCCGAACGCGTGCGCGCAGAAGTGATTCGTTTACAACACAGTGATTTGCACATTCACTAA
- a CDS encoding class I SAM-dependent methyltransferase, translated as MSSRSIQLSDALYDYMLSVSLQETSLLQRLRLETAELPDARMQISPEQGQFMAMLVELMQARRIIEVGTFTGYSALCMAMAMPADGEMVCCDVETEWTDIAQKYWEEAGCRYLIDLRIAPAVETLDQLLLQKRQGHYDLVFIDADKGNYDAYYERAIQLVRRRGLIMIDNTLWGGSVIDGNNQKPDTLAIRALNLKLVQDSRVQVSMLPLGDGLTLILKK; from the coding sequence ATGTCCAGTCGTAGCATTCAATTATCAGATGCCTTGTATGACTATATGTTGTCGGTGTCTTTGCAAGAAACCAGTTTGTTGCAGCGGTTACGTCTTGAGACCGCAGAGTTGCCCGATGCGCGTATGCAAATTTCGCCCGAGCAAGGCCAGTTTATGGCTATGTTGGTGGAGTTAATGCAGGCGCGGCGCATTATCGAAGTAGGCACCTTTACCGGTTACAGCGCTTTATGTATGGCGATGGCGATGCCTGCCGATGGCGAGATGGTCTGTTGTGATGTAGAAACGGAATGGACGGATATTGCGCAAAAATATTGGGAAGAAGCGGGTTGCCGATATTTAATTGATTTACGCATTGCGCCGGCGGTAGAAACCTTGGATCAGCTATTGTTGCAAAAACGCCAAGGTCATTATGACTTGGTTTTTATTGACGCGGATAAAGGCAATTATGACGCCTATTATGAACGTGCCATACAGCTCGTTCGTCGGCGTGGATTAATCATGATTGATAACACGCTGTGGGGTGGTTCGGTTATTGATGGCAATAATCAAAAACCCGATACCTTGGCAATTCGCGCGTTAAACCTAAAACTGGTGCAAGACTCGCGCGTGCAAGTTTCCATGTTACCGTTAGGTGATGGCCTAACATTAATTCTTAAAAAGTAA